DNA from Chryseobacterium wanjuense:
CTTCGGCAACCATGCAGCTCAGTGCAAACCCGAACGCAACAGGCTTACTTATTTACAATACAGGTCCGGTATTGGCTTCAGGCTATTATTTCTGGAACGGTACAGAGTGGAGAGTCTTCAACACCTCTTCCGGAAACAATAATAATGGCGGAAATACCAATATTGCCAATGTAGATCAGATCGCAGTGATGGGCCCGCTCACCGCTACCACAGACAACGGAAGAGCCGGATATGCCCTTTCTATTACAACTCCCGACGGAAGATTCTCCGTAAGAACGTTTATCCCGACAGGAACTGCATTTTCACAAGTAAACCTGCAGATCAGAAATAATACGACTTCTGTTGTGGAGATTATTTCAAACGGTCATTACCTTTGGAGTGGTGCGGGAGGTTATATGCAAAACCAATTGCGATTGCCTATCGGAGCATGGGCGGGTGATAATGCCACTTCCAGCGCATCTCTTGTTGATGCTACAACAGGGGCAAGAATCCAGACGGCGTCTACCAATCCTTATTGGGGTGACCCTGAAACTTATGCCGGAGGAATGCCGGAGCAACGTCTTTATTCGTGGACGACCAATGATGGAAATGATAAAACATTCTATAAACTCTATTATATGATGGGATCTTCATCTCCTGCGAGCGTCGGCAATGCTACCACCTGTCCTTCAGGAACTTGCAATGCCACAAAAGCATTCTTCACGATAGACCAGATTAAGGCGCCTTAAGATTCTAAAAACACATTATTATATAAAGGGAGCAGTATTGCTCCTTTTTTTGATTAAATTTTATTTCTTAAAATAGCTTAATAACAGAATAATTTATTGCAAAAATCACAAATTGCATTATAATTTTAAACGATTTAGGGTGTGATATTTTAATAAGAGAAGATTTGATTTAATTTTGTCAAAAAATTTATTTAAAAAAACAATTGATGAGAAACAAATTTTACTTTAAGAGTTCAATCTTGAAATGAACAACTATTAAACCTGTGCTTTTTCAGAATATTTTGAAAAACATCCTCTATTTCTTTTACGATCAAAAAACAACTATTAATCACCTTTTATTAATTTTTAAAGAACAGCCTTTTCATATTTTATCAAATTATGCAAATTTTTATTTAATTTATACAAAATTAACATAATTAAATTAAAAATATTTGTAAATTTATAGGATATTAATATTGAAATTCATGACACACTTTAAAATCACTTATCATTATGAAAAAATTATTCCACTTCACTATCATTGGCCTAATGGCCGTTACTGCAACAGCATGTAAACATCAGGGAAAAGATGAAATTGCCCTGCAGAATGTTGCAAAGCAAAGTACCGACAAAATCACAAAAGACGTCTATAGAGACGAATTCGGAGATCAGCTGGAAGTCGCTGTGAACGAGACACAAAATACAGTAGTGGTGCGTCTGGACGGAAAATCTTATGAACTGAAAAAAAGTGAAGAACTACCAGAATATACCGCTGCAGATGCAGATTATCAATATTCCGACATCAGAGGAGAGGTGACTTTCCTGAAAAAAGATTATAATATGGTACTCTTCCATCATAAAAAACAAAAACAGACATCAAACACCAAAATGGCTTCTTATTGAATCCAAACGAATGACTTCAGATACAACATCTAAATAAAATATTATGAAAAATTTACTGACCTATTTGAGCTCGTTGTTCCTGGTTGCTTTTTTAGCATCATGCATGAGTAAGCCCAGCCAGCCTGCTCCAAATACAAGCGATATCACAGGGAAGACCTGGAAATTGACCGAACTGAACGGACAGCCGATAAAACTTAAAAATCCGAGTGCAAACCCATACTTCAAGCTGAATATGGCAGATATGAGATACGAAGGACATGGCGGCTGCAACGGCGTTGGCGGGACTTTTGAAATCAAACCCGATGCGATGCGCATCAAGTTCAACCAAGGGATGTCTACCATGATCGCATGTGACGACCTGGATACAGAAAGAGCTTTTGTAGATGCATTGCTGGCTTCAGACAACTATTCCGTGAACGGAAATACGCTGACATTGAACAAAGCAAGAATGGCTCCTCTGGCCAAGTTTGTATTAGATAAAGCAAAATAACCCGGATAAGAAACACATCACCATACATCCAACAGCGCTTTTACTTTTGTGAGAGCGCTCTTTTTTTGTTTTTAAGGTTAATTTTTGCCATAAAAAAAGCCGAAGATCTCTATATCTCCGGCAAAAACAACATATATGAAACAACACTCTATTTTAGTTTTAGATGGCAGAGACGGAGGAATAATCGGGTTGTCGCTGCCGTGAAAAATCAAATTGAAAATCGCGTATATTGAAAATTTAAATTATGAGAGTTAGGAAACATTACTTCTTGTCGATTTTCATTGAGATTTTGCACTATCAATTTTTTTTCATCCTTAATTCTTGAATTTTTAATTATTCCTCCATGCTAATCATTTGTCTTTTTTAAATTTTTTTCTGGTGTTTTTAGAATCGTATCCTCAAAACTTGCATTTTGTTTCGATTAATTTTCTACTGCAAATCTATAACCTCCTGAGAATAAAACCATTACTGCAATTACACACTTCAAATTTAATTTACTGAAAATCAATAATATACAATTTACCATGCAGTTTTAATGCAGTGCAAAAAAATTTACTAAATTTTATTTTTTATGGAAAAAACAATGAAAGATGTGATTGATTTAATTATTACTATTTTTTTTGATTTAATGTAAATTTTTGTGATGTAATTTTTTAAATTTGTTATATAACCACTTTCACTATGTTCCCAAATATGCTAAAAAAGATTGTCTTATCAGTTGTAATACTTTTGAGCCTGCAGTACAAATCCCAACTCTATTCTGTAGATGAGTTGGACAGCATCAATAATTTGTATTGGGACAGAGGGGAAGTCGCTGCTTTTGTGAAGTTTAACCTCGAAATGCAGAAAAAATATAAGGATGCCAATAACATCGATGGTGTTGTGAATACTTCTATCGGGCTTGGCGGAGCATTCACCCACCTCAACAGACAGAAAGAAGCACTGGAATATCTCGACAAAGCAAAGGAAAATATAGGAAATGTCACCAATCCTTTACTGATTTCAAGGCTTTATAATCAATATGGGGAACTTTATACTTTATCAGATTTATACAAAGAATCGAATAAAAGTTTAGACAAAGCGATAGAATACGCTAAAAAAATTAATGATAAAAAGAAAAAAGACAAACGTCTATCCATAGCAAATTTGTGGAAATGGTACAATTTCAACCAAATGGGCATGATAGATTCTGCATACGCCATACAACGCAGGAGCCTTCAAAATTTTCCGGATAACCCTTTAGTCTATGAAAAAATTGCCAGCGAATACATCAGTACAAAAAAACATCTTGATTCTGCTGAATATTATCTGAACAAAGCACTTCCACTGGTTTCCGGCACTACCGCTTTTTACAATAAAGGACTTGTGAATGCAACATTTGGAGATCTTTTTGTGGCTAAAGGTGAAGGAGATAAAGCGCTTCCTTATTATTTTCAGTCGCTTGATATTTTCAAAAAAACGAAAAACAAATTTGTAGAAAAAGAAATCTATAACAGGATTTCCAAAGCTTATCAGACAAAAAACCTCAACGATTCTACCAAAGCTGAATATTATTACAAAAAATATTCTTACCTGAACGACAGTATTTCAATGAATGAAAAAAAGGTACTGGGAGCCATTGTAGAAAAACTTGTTCAGGAAAAAGAAGATGAACAGGAACATAAAACCATTCTGTATACCGTGATTTCGGCCATCGTTGTATTGTCATTGATTTTATTGTTTTTCATTCGTAAGGCTTACCTTAAAAATCAACAGAAAAAAGACAGAATCATCCGTGAAAAAGCTTTAAAAATAGAAGAAAAAGAACAGGAAGCCGATGAACTGAAAAGAAAAGTAAATGATTCTTTCGAAGAAGTGATGCAGCTTGTAAAAACCAATGATCCTTTCTTTTTGACGCGTTTCAAGGAAGTTTATCCTGAATTTTATCAAAAACTTATCAATCATCAGCCGAATCTTACAGAGCATGACATTAAATTTTGTGCCTATATCCGTCTTAATCTGAACAGTAAAGAAATTGCACAGTACGACAATATCGCCATCCGCTCCGTAGAATCTAAAAAGTATAGGCTGAAAAAAAAGCTCGAACTTTCAACGGAAACCGATCTTACAAAGTGGATTCTGGAGCTGTAAATTAATTTTATTTTAAACCAAAAGAAGCCAAAGATGACCTCTTCAGCTTCATTCTTCATGGTAAAACTAATTTACGCTGAAGTATTATAAAATTAACATTCTAAAAAAAAAAGAAGCAGAAACGATTGAAAACAACTGATGTTCCTGCTTCTTACTATAAATAAACTTGCTTCTTTTCTGATTGTAAAAAATTACACTCTTTTATTAATGCGCATTTCTTTTCAATTGTGTTTTTAAAAAAAAAGCAGGAACTATTGGGAACATGGTCCCTGCTTTAAGGTTAATATAATTGATTATTGAATTGCCGTTGCATAGATGGAACTTTCTGACCAAGATCCTCCGTATGATCTGATAAAAGTAGCCGCATTAGGACCTCCACCTGTTACAGTATTACCTACGATATATCTGTACGTTTTGGCTGCAGAAGTATTATTATTAATAAAGATCGTACCCTGGAATACATCAAACTGTTGTGGATTTCCGGAAGTTGCAGGACCCTGTACTCTGAAGCTCATCAGGGTAGGACCTCCATTAACATTAGCAGATGGAGTTGCAGTAGCTCCAATCGTCATTGTTCCTTCTGCGAAAGAACTTCTTACAAACAGAGCATCATCAGTATCTAAATTTCCAGATGTCTGAGCCAACTGAGTGATCGTAACTGCCCATCTTCCCGGAGGTAATGTGATATAACGACCTGTGTATCTCATTGCACTGTTTGTAGTAAATGGAATATCAATTCCAGCACCTGATTCTATTCCTCCAACTATTGTTTCTACTGCCGGTTTTCTCCATTCTGCGGTACCATTGGTATCTGTTGCAGTAAGTACTGATCCTACAGATACAGATCCTGCCGTAGCATTTTCGAATCTTCTTGTACCGATCGTATGAAAATTGGTTTGAGGGTTTGTTGTACCGATACCTACTCTACCATTCTGATTTAAAGTCATCAACGGATTTTCTGTAGCAGAAGCTCCCGCATAGATCTGTAAAACATTTGCCGACGCTCCGAATCCGTAAAAGTCATCTCCTGCTGCACTGTTCCAAACAGCTAATTTTCTTCCGTTACCAGATCCTAAATCTAATAAGCTATTTGGTGTAGAAGTTCCTATACCAACCAAACCGGCTGCAGTAATATGCATTCTTTTGGTATTATTGGTCATAAAACTTAAAGGATGTGCTGTAGAAGTACCTACCGAACCTTCTGCCGTTTCTAATAACGTTTTTAATTTAACCGTTCCATTAGAATGTTGGAATCCGGATCCGTTTGTTACGATTTCCATTTTGGTTTCAGGAGTCGTTGTACCGATACCCACTCTGTCGGTAGAAGCATTTACAGAGAATGTATTTCCATCTACAGAAAATGCATTGGCAGCAGTACTTGTAAAGGCTAATGTATTGGCACCCTGTGTTACGATACGGTTTCCTGTAAGAGTTCCGTTGTTTGTATAAATGCTTGTATCTGTCGTTGCAGGAAGATCCTTCCATGTTGCTACACCATTGGCATCTGATGTTAATACTTTATTATTTCCTTGTGTACCGTCTGTAATTTTTACTGACCCTGCTATATCTAATTTAGTTGTAGGATTTGTGGTACCGATACCTACATTTCCATTATCTCTTGTTGCCAGTAGAATATTTCCTGTACCTTTTCCATTAAGATTCAAATTAACATTACTCAGCGTTCCTATAGACTGGATTCCGCCCCATCCAATTCCGACACCTTGTGTAAGATTTTTGGGTAAAAAAGAAGCAATACCTTGATATTGATTAGTATCGACTCCATCTACAACTGTTAATTTTTGTGAAGGTTCGGTATTTCCAATTCCAACATTACCCGCTCTTGTAAGTACCATCAATGGAGCTCCGTCAGGAGTTGAAGCAGTATGAATTTGTAAAGTATTGTCGCTTATCCCAAAACCATAGAAAGATGTTCCTGTAGCATTATTATAAATGGCAAGCTTTTTTCCTTCTACAGCAGTCACATCTTTAGGTGCGTCTGAACCCAAATCCAGTCTGTTTTTAGGAGTGCTGGTTCCAAGACCCACTCTGTTATTTACGGCATCTACGGAAAATGTAGTTCCGTCTACCGAAAAATGGTTTGTCCCGGTTGTTGCTGTATTTGTAAAAGCCAAACTGTTTGCAGCTTGTGAAACAGTACGGTTTCCTGTAAGAGTTCCGTTTGAATTATAGATGTTATTATCCTGATCTATCTGTGTAGGAATATCCTGTAATAATTTCACCCACATCGATCCATCATAATAATAGTATCCTACAGCATTAATATTGGCTGCAATACCTGTTGCCGTACCTGTACTAATATTATTTACATAAATCATTGTAGAAGTAGTGATCCCGGTCATAGACTGTGCTCTTTGTCTGTCTACATTGGGAATAAGTAGCCCTTCGGGAGTTCTCGTTGTACCTGTAGGGTTTTTTGAAGTAATATCAAAAGTTGCTCTAGGCGTTGCTGTATTTACACCTATCTGTGCTTGTGCTAAGCCTGCCACTGAAAGGGCTAGAGCCAAAGTAATCTTGTTTTTCATTTTTTTTAGTGTTTAAATTTTTTATTCATCTTCATGTTATCAGATCAGAATCTGAATATTGTGTTCTTTGGAAGAGTGAATAGTGTTTATTGTATTTTTGTGTGTTTGTTTTAATGTTAGCAGTTATAATCTGGAACTGTTATTGTGCTTTTAGAATCGTTATTTTTTGCATGGGATCAAAACGGGTTGCTTCGGGGTGATCGCTACAAATAAAAATTGTACAATTCTTTTCATTACCTTTTCCATAATTTTAAGTTTTAGTGTTTTATGTTTTGTTTATTTATTTTCTAAAAATTGTGATCCGCAATTACAGATAATTCACAAAACTTACCACTACTATCCCACTACATTTCAACTACTTTTATGAATATCACTGCGGTTGTGATTCTTGGTTGCAAATGTAGAACCAATACCCTGAAAATATTGTACTGCATTTATACTCTTAGAATATAAATAATTGAAAATCAATAAACTATAAAAAACACCTCAGTAGAGATGAAGTAGAAAAAAGAATGAGGAAATTGATGAAAATAGTAGAGTTATTCTCCTAAAAACAGAAGAATATCATAATAAAAAAATAACGTAAGGAATTTTTACCGTTTCAGGATTTTTTAAAAATAAAAAAACAGACAAGAAGAATTATATTTACGAGAACGGCAAAAGAATTAGAAATAATTATAGGAAGCTCGTCTTTCAAAAAGCCATACCAAACCCATAGAGACAAGCCTGTAATAAGTACAGAAAGCATTACCCATGATAGATTTTCGGCGTCTTTTTCTTTGATTACTTTTATCAACTGCGGAATCATTGATATGGAAGTAAGTACTCCCGCTGCGATGCCTAAAATATTTTCGTCCATATGCTTAATTCTTCACATATGAAGATAATGAATTTTCATAAGAATCATGAAGTAATAGTTTTTATTTAAATGTATTTAAAAAACTGCTTAATTCTTCATCTTTCCCAAGACCTATTTTAGATTTTATTTTCGCTTTGTATACCCGTACACTTCCGGGGGTGATATTTTCCAATAGGGAAATTTCTTTGGATGACAGGCTCAGGCGGAAATAGACACAAAGTTTAAGATCATGCTTTGACAAAAACGGGTATGCTTCCGAGAGCTTCTGCATAAATGCCGTATTTTCCTCCGAACTTTCACTGATGAAATCATTGTTTTTTTCGTCGATCTGAAGAAGATTATTTATTTTGAAGAAAAGATCTTTTACTGTTTCTTCGGCATCAATATTTTTCGATCTTTTAATTTTTTTCAGATTTTCAAGAAAAGCTTTTTCGGTTTCTATTTTCAGGTTGAGGTTCATGTGCAGGTTTTTTATTTTGCCTTTTTGCAGCTGTATGTCCTTTTCCAGGTTTTCTTTACTGCTTTCCAGTAAAAAATTCAGTTGTTCCAGTCTTTCTTTTTCTTTTCTATTCCGTTCTCTGATTTTTAAAATGACATTGACGAAAATAATGATGGTGATCAACACAAAACAAATCAAAAACATATTCTTCCTCTGCTGGTCTTTTATAGCAAAATCATATTTTTGGTTGATATTTTTTATAATATATCCATTCAGGACATCAGAGAGATTGTCCAGCTCTTTACTTATTTCAGCATTATTTTTTTCATTTAATTCGTCGAGTTTATTGGAATAGAACGTGGCATTTTTTAGGTCGTTTTTTTTTGCAAAATATTTCCGCAGCTCGGAACAGGCTACAATTTTATTTCTGGTATTGGTAAGATTCGGAAAAATTTCAATAAGAAGACGGATAAGCTTTTCTTCTTTTTCAGGATGATTCGTTACGGCATATAACTCAAACAATTTTTCTGAATTACGAACAATAATTTGCTGATATTCTTTTGTTTTTATCATGAAATTGATCTGGTCGTTAAAGTATTTTTCCGCCATTGCATAATCCTTCTTTTCCATAAAAAACACTCCTAAATTTCCTTTCATAATATTTATAAAAAACAGCTTGTTCTGACTTATTTTTGTGCCGTTACCTTCGAGTATTTTTATCCCATATCTTGTCATTTTAATAGCCATATCTACATTCCCCATTTTATTTTCATATATAGCAAAATTGCTATATGCAGTAGAAATATGTATAGGATTATCATTTTTCTTAAAATCGGCCAATGCTTTATCGTAATAAAGTTTTGCCAAAGAATAATTTTTATGATTATAATACCATTTTGCTTTTGCATGATATAAACGAGGAAGGAAAAAGTGGTTACCTTTCTTTTCATCCATTTTTATGGCTTCATTCAAAAATTGTAACGAAAGTTTCGGGGAAGTTTCTTCAATTTTAACAGCGAGAAAAAAATTACAAGCTATCGTAATATAGTCGTTTTCATCATTATTAATCCTTAGAAGCTCATAGGCTAGTGATATTCTTTTGGGATCACTGTTATTATATAATGAAGTTTCTACATATTTACTACATAGCAAATATTTAAGCTCGTGAGTTTGTTGATATTTTTTAAGCTCCCGTTTATAAATAGCTAAAATTTTACTATAATTATTACCCGTATCTACAATTTCTTTATCAATATCACGAAAATACTCATTATCATTCTCCGAATGACAAGAATTCATTAAAAATAATACTGCGAAAAGGATAATTAACGTACGAAACATAGCCTAATTTAGAAAAAAAATGATCTAAAAAAACAGATCAATCATAACATTATATAAATTAACAAACTCGCTCAAAATCATAAATAATAAACTGACAATCAGATTAAAAAAATAAACACACATCTTATAATCACCGTATTTTTATAACCTGAAATTTTACTGATCTTAAGAAAAAATTAAAAAAATAAGTCCACTTTTCGCTTTAGATAGTTGGCAATTACTTTTAAGCATTTGATTAACCCAATATTTTTTTAAGCACTTTTATTTTGATTTTTTTAATCAGATTGAAGTTGATATTGTTTTAAAAAAAATAATTCATCAATTCTTGAATTATTCTAATACATAACCTCACTTATACAAGAATTAACATTTATAAATTTTAAAATAATTGAAAATCAAATAATTAAAAAAATAAAAATTAACATTTAAGCTTAAAAAAACACCTTGTCATTAACACCTATTAACACCACAAAATTTTCAAATACAGGTTAACATCCATTAGATTTGTTAAACAATCTAGCGAAAGTATAATCCTAACTTCAAAATAAATCCATTATGAAATCTTTTAAAAACATACATGCAGGAGCTTTAGTAAAGCTGAGATTTTTAGAATCTGAAATGGAGATTTCCAGAGTAAGTAATTTTTTTAATTGTTCAGAAGAAGAAATTGAAAAAATGTTTGAATCAAAAAGTCTGGATACGGAAATTTTATTGAAATGGAGCAAATTATTAGAATATGATTTTTTCAGAATTTACTCACAGCATTTAATATTATTCTCACCTCCAAGCAATGCCTACAGCAGCAATAAGGAGAAAAAGAGCAATATGCCTCAGTTTAGAAAAAATATCTATACAAAAGAAGTTATAGATTTCGTCACAGAGCTTATTACTTCCGGAGAAAAAAACATCAATCAGGTGGTGGAGAAATACGGAATTCCTAAAACTACACTACACAGATGGATTGTAAAATACAGAAACCATGGAAAAAGAATTCACAAAGAATACCAACCAACCAATGTCTAACCACAAAAATACAACATCATGGAACGTAGCCAACCCAATTACAGACTTATCTATCACGATATCATCAGTATCAAATGTCCCGGTAAGAAGGAGGAGTGCAGCCCTATCCTGAATAAAAAAGAGATCTCGATACTGGACGTTATCAAACTTAATATGATCATTTTCGGAATCAACGATAAAGAGACCCAGATCTTCAACCAGAAACACCGATCGTACGACGAAAGTACAATTTTGGAAATACTTGATTATCAAGCAAAAAACAATTTAAACAACACCCAGCTTGCCAATCATTTCAAGCTCAGTAGAAATACCGTGGCAAAATGGAAAAAACACTTTAAGAATAAGCATTTGCATCCTGTTAAGGCTAATTAATGGCATAAAAAAACACATCAATATAAAGTTAATATAGGACTAAGAGATCATTGGTTTTACGAATATGTATCATGATTTTTATTCAGTATATTTTGGAGTATAGAAGTTTTTGTTCCCAACAGTATTGCAGTTAGAGCCCATAATATCCCAATGATCTCCTATTTAGTTTAAAATAGCCTTACCGAATGTAGATGCTTTTAAAAATAAATGTAACCAAAATCATGCAGTATATTATATTTAAGTGGAAGTAGGATTGCAAAATAGCCGATTGCAGAGTCATCCCAGTCTAAGATTGGCTATTTGCACCCTATTAAAAAAAACATCAATTCATGAGTTTTTTTTATAGTGGGAAGAATAGGAATTGTAAACTTCATCCAGTATTCAATTATGTTGTTTACTTTCCTATTCTCTTAAAAAAAATGGAAAGAGTTTTCTCATATTATTAAAAAGTGTGTGTA
Protein-coding regions in this window:
- a CDS encoding META domain-containing protein → MKNLLTYLSSLFLVAFLASCMSKPSQPAPNTSDITGKTWKLTELNGQPIKLKNPSANPYFKLNMADMRYEGHGGCNGVGGTFEIKPDAMRIKFNQGMSTMIACDDLDTERAFVDALLASDNYSVNGNTLTLNKARMAPLAKFVLDKAK
- a CDS encoding SemiSWEET transporter, whose amino-acid sequence is MDENILGIAAGVLTSISMIPQLIKVIKEKDAENLSWVMLSVLITGLSLWVWYGFLKDELPIIISNSFAVLVNIILLVCFFIFKKS
- a CDS encoding helix-turn-helix transcriptional regulator, whose amino-acid sequence is MFRTLIILFAVLFLMNSCHSENDNEYFRDIDKEIVDTGNNYSKILAIYKRELKKYQQTHELKYLLCSKYVETSLYNNSDPKRISLAYELLRINNDENDYITIACNFFLAVKIEETSPKLSLQFLNEAIKMDEKKGNHFFLPRLYHAKAKWYYNHKNYSLAKLYYDKALADFKKNDNPIHISTAYSNFAIYENKMGNVDMAIKMTRYGIKILEGNGTKISQNKLFFINIMKGNLGVFFMEKKDYAMAEKYFNDQINFMIKTKEYQQIIVRNSEKLFELYAVTNHPEKEEKLIRLLIEIFPNLTNTRNKIVACSELRKYFAKKNDLKNATFYSNKLDELNEKNNAEISKELDNLSDVLNGYIIKNINQKYDFAIKDQQRKNMFLICFVLITIIIFVNVILKIRERNRKEKERLEQLNFLLESSKENLEKDIQLQKGKIKNLHMNLNLKIETEKAFLENLKKIKRSKNIDAEETVKDLFFKINNLLQIDEKNNDFISESSEENTAFMQKLSEAYPFLSKHDLKLCVYFRLSLSSKEISLLENITPGSVRVYKAKIKSKIGLGKDEELSSFLNTFK
- a CDS encoding transposase; translation: MKSFKNIHAGALVKLRFLESEMEISRVSNFFNCSEEEIEKMFESKSLDTEILLKWSKLLEYDFFRIYSQHLILFSPPSNAYSSNKEKKSNMPQFRKNIYTKEVIDFVTELITSGEKNINQVVEKYGIPKTTLHRWIVKYRNHGKRIHKEYQPTNV
- a CDS encoding transposase, which gives rise to MERSQPNYRLIYHDIISIKCPGKKEECSPILNKKEISILDVIKLNMIIFGINDKETQIFNQKHRSYDESTILEILDYQAKNNLNNTQLANHFKLSRNTVAKWKKHFKNKHLHPVKAN